A single genomic interval of Arthrobacter globiformis harbors:
- the smc gene encoding chromosome segregation protein SMC translates to MHLKSLTVRGFKSFASATTFDFEPGVTAVVGPNGSGKSNVVDALAWVMGEQGAKTLRGGKMEDVIFAGTSGRPPLGRAHVSLTIDNADGALPIEYSEVTISRTLFRTGGSEYAINGSACRLLDIQELLSDSGLGREMHVIVGQGQLDRVLHATPEDRRGFIEEAAGILKHRRRKEKTVRKLEAMQANLQRLSDLTGEIRRQLTPLGKQAEVARRAQTVQFEVRDARARLLADDLVQLQNTLAQDIADESALKARRAVVETQLAEGRRRQASLEQLAAEATPQLNAARDTWYQLSAGRERLRALASLAHERCRLLGSADPAPEPGRDPDQLERQAARVRGEQSDLEKDILAGRARLEAATAAKSAAEDAAAAEEKRLTAALRAAADRREGLARLAGQVGAARSKVESAQAEVGRLRESLAAGDERRRHARSEFTALESQVAGVEDGEETLDAEYEDASAALDGILAEIDSLKSAERDAVRERDALRARHEALQLGLNRKDGSEHVLGAGVAGTVGPLATALTVEPGYEAAVAAALGSASDAIVVRDAGTAAELVRLLRDDDAGRATLLLEEAAPPAGAPAAAGKPAAGNGALPAGARPAADLVTASGTTAAAVRALLAATAVVEDHDTAAELVAGRPDLTAVTLAGDVFTALTVTGGSAKAPSLLEVQAAVDDAASRLTAVTAGMEQCRFALAAAEARRAEAQERADAALERLHESDARLAAVAERLGHLNSVLRSAVGESERLAASLARAEANIVTEQEALTAVTARLAAAQDAPAEEEPSTEQRDALALAASQARSAEMEARLSLRSREEQLTAIRNRAASLERAAASERRAREQAAERARRRRIQSKRAAAVSAAAEQLIRFSDVSVELAGRERDLAEQVREQRDRELADIRRANDILGRELAELTNSVHRDELARAQQRLRIEALETKSVEDLGLTADQLVADYGPDQPVPLPAAASTDKWAALRTQVDAGGQPVVEGVPFVREEQEKRLRKAERDLSSLGKVNPLALEEFAALEERHQFLSTQLEDLKASRKDLLDIIKEVDDRVQKVFSEAFADTSAQFVRVFGRLFPGGEGRLVLTDPADMLTTGIEVEARPAGKKIKRLSLLSGGERSLTAVALLVAIFKARPSPFYVMDEVEAALDDTNLGRLITIFEELRESSQLIVITHQKRTMEVADALYGVTMRGDGVSTVISQRLGADV, encoded by the coding sequence TTGCACCTCAAAAGTCTGACCGTCCGGGGCTTCAAGTCGTTTGCGTCGGCCACGACGTTCGACTTTGAGCCCGGCGTCACGGCAGTCGTCGGGCCCAACGGCTCGGGCAAGTCCAACGTCGTGGACGCCCTGGCCTGGGTCATGGGGGAACAAGGTGCCAAAACCCTCCGCGGCGGCAAGATGGAGGACGTCATCTTTGCCGGCACGTCCGGCCGCCCGCCCCTGGGCCGGGCGCACGTCTCGCTCACCATCGACAACGCCGACGGCGCCCTGCCGATCGAGTACAGCGAAGTCACCATCTCGCGCACGCTCTTCCGCACCGGCGGTTCCGAGTACGCCATCAACGGCTCGGCGTGCCGGCTCCTGGACATCCAGGAACTCCTCTCCGACTCCGGACTCGGCCGCGAAATGCACGTCATCGTGGGACAGGGGCAGCTGGACCGGGTGCTGCACGCCACTCCCGAGGACCGCAGGGGCTTCATCGAAGAAGCCGCCGGCATCCTCAAACACCGGCGGCGCAAGGAGAAGACCGTCAGAAAGCTGGAGGCAATGCAGGCCAACCTCCAGCGGCTCAGCGACCTGACCGGGGAAATCCGCCGGCAGCTCACACCGCTTGGCAAGCAGGCAGAGGTCGCACGGCGCGCGCAGACCGTCCAGTTCGAGGTCCGCGACGCCCGCGCCAGGCTGCTGGCCGATGACCTTGTCCAGCTCCAGAACACCCTTGCACAGGACATCGCCGACGAGTCCGCGCTCAAGGCGCGGCGCGCCGTCGTCGAAACCCAGCTTGCGGAAGGCCGCCGGCGGCAGGCCTCCCTGGAGCAGCTTGCGGCGGAGGCGACCCCGCAGCTGAACGCCGCCCGGGACACGTGGTACCAGCTGTCCGCAGGACGGGAGCGGCTGCGCGCCCTCGCGTCCCTGGCCCACGAACGCTGCCGCCTGCTGGGATCCGCGGATCCAGCGCCGGAGCCGGGCCGGGACCCGGACCAGCTGGAGCGGCAGGCCGCACGGGTCCGCGGCGAGCAGTCGGACCTGGAAAAGGACATCCTCGCGGGGCGCGCCCGGCTCGAAGCCGCCACCGCCGCCAAGTCAGCGGCTGAGGATGCCGCGGCGGCCGAGGAGAAGCGGCTCACCGCCGCGCTGCGGGCGGCCGCCGACCGGCGTGAGGGCCTGGCACGGCTGGCCGGCCAGGTGGGCGCGGCGCGGTCAAAGGTGGAATCTGCCCAAGCCGAAGTGGGCAGGCTGCGCGAGTCCCTGGCCGCCGGCGATGAGCGCCGCCGGCATGCCCGGTCCGAGTTCACCGCGCTGGAATCGCAGGTGGCAGGCGTCGAGGACGGCGAGGAAACCCTTGATGCCGAATACGAGGACGCCAGCGCCGCCCTCGACGGCATCCTCGCCGAGATCGACTCGCTGAAAAGCGCCGAGCGCGACGCCGTCCGCGAACGGGACGCGCTGAGGGCGCGGCACGAGGCCCTTCAGCTGGGCCTCAACCGTAAAGACGGCTCCGAGCATGTCCTCGGTGCCGGGGTGGCTGGCACCGTCGGCCCGCTGGCGACGGCACTGACCGTTGAACCGGGCTATGAGGCCGCCGTTGCTGCAGCCCTGGGCAGCGCTTCGGATGCCATCGTGGTGCGGGACGCCGGAACGGCAGCAGAATTGGTCCGTCTCCTCAGGGACGACGACGCCGGCCGCGCCACGCTGCTGCTCGAGGAAGCGGCACCTCCCGCAGGAGCGCCCGCTGCCGCAGGAAAACCCGCTGCAGGAAACGGTGCCCTGCCGGCCGGGGCCCGCCCGGCGGCGGACCTGGTAACGGCCTCCGGAACCACGGCGGCGGCCGTGCGTGCACTGCTCGCTGCCACCGCCGTCGTCGAGGATCATGACACGGCGGCGGAGCTGGTCGCCGGGCGTCCCGACCTTACCGCCGTGACGCTTGCCGGCGACGTGTTCACCGCTTTGACCGTCACCGGTGGTTCCGCGAAGGCACCCTCACTGCTTGAGGTGCAGGCCGCCGTCGACGACGCCGCGTCCCGCCTGACGGCGGTCACCGCCGGGATGGAACAGTGCCGCTTTGCCCTGGCTGCCGCCGAGGCCCGGCGCGCCGAGGCGCAGGAACGCGCGGACGCCGCGCTGGAGCGCCTGCATGAATCGGATGCCCGGCTGGCAGCGGTGGCCGAACGGCTGGGCCACCTTAACTCGGTCCTGCGCAGCGCCGTCGGCGAAAGCGAACGGCTGGCCGCGTCGCTGGCCCGCGCCGAGGCAAACATCGTCACTGAGCAGGAGGCGCTGACGGCGGTGACCGCCCGGCTTGCGGCGGCACAGGATGCGCCCGCCGAAGAGGAACCGTCCACCGAACAGCGGGACGCGCTGGCCCTGGCCGCATCCCAGGCACGGTCCGCCGAAATGGAAGCCCGGCTGTCCCTGCGGAGCCGGGAAGAACAGCTCACGGCAATCCGCAACCGGGCCGCTTCGCTGGAACGGGCGGCGGCCTCGGAACGCCGGGCGCGTGAGCAGGCGGCCGAACGGGCGCGCCGCCGAAGGATCCAGTCCAAGCGGGCGGCGGCAGTCTCGGCCGCGGCGGAGCAGCTGATCCGGTTCAGCGACGTCTCCGTTGAGCTGGCCGGCCGGGAGCGGGACCTCGCCGAGCAGGTCCGGGAGCAGCGGGACCGGGAACTGGCCGACATCCGCAGGGCCAACGATATACTTGGCCGCGAACTCGCGGAGCTGACCAACTCCGTGCACCGCGACGAGCTGGCCCGTGCCCAGCAGCGGCTCCGGATCGAGGCGCTGGAAACGAAGTCGGTGGAGGATCTGGGGCTGACGGCGGACCAGCTCGTGGCAGACTACGGGCCGGACCAGCCGGTGCCCCTGCCCGCCGCCGCTTCCACAGACAAGTGGGCGGCGCTGCGGACACAGGTCGATGCCGGGGGCCAGCCGGTAGTGGAGGGAGTGCCGTTCGTCCGGGAGGAGCAGGAAAAGCGGCTCCGCAAGGCGGAACGGGACCTGTCATCGCTGGGCAAGGTCAACCCCCTGGCGCTGGAGGAATTCGCCGCTCTGGAGGAACGCCACCAGTTCCTCAGCACCCAGCTGGAGGACCTCAAGGCCAGCCGCAAGGACCTGCTGGACATCATCAAGGAAGTGGATGACCGCGTGCAGAAGGTCTTCTCGGAGGCCTTTGCGGACACCTCGGCCCAGTTTGTGCGGGTCTTCGGGCGGCTCTTCCCCGGCGGTGAGGGCCGGCTGGTCCTGACTGACCCCGCGGACATGCTCACTACCGGTATCGAGGTGGAGGCCAGGCCCGCGGGCAAGAAAATCAAGCGGCTGTCCCTGCTCTCCGGCGGCGAGCGGTCGCTCACCGCGGTGGCCCTGCTCGTGGCCATCTTCAAGGCACGGCCCTCGCCGTTCTACGTCATGGACGAGGTTGAAGCGGCCCTGGATGACACCAACCTGGGCCGGCTCATTACGATTTTCGAAGAACTCCGCGAATCCAGCCAGCTGATTGTGATTACCCACCAGAAGCGGACCATGGAGGTGGCCGACGCGCTCTACGGCGTGACCATGCGGGGCGACGGCGTGTCCACCGTCATCAGCCAGCGGCTGGGAGCGGACGTCTAG
- the mutM gene encoding bifunctional DNA-formamidopyrimidine glycosylase/DNA-(apurinic or apyrimidinic site) lyase, whose amino-acid sequence MPELPEVEVVRRGLVNWVRGRTITGVDVVDPRSVRRHALGPEDFAGNLEGAKVLDVVRRGKFLWMPLQEDGMPRGNTGSGMSGLPGVALMAHLGMSGQLLMQDSSVPDEKHLKIRLRLSPEGTMPEQLRFVDQRIFGGLFVTTLVPTDDGGPGGIAEDPVPVIAEEAAHIARDPLDPHFSFDTFYRRLRKRKTGLKRALLDQGLVSGIGNIYADEALWRAKLHYARPTDTLRRTEAERVLASARDVMADALAAGGTSFDSLYVNVNGASGYFERSLNAYGREGEECRRCAAAGIVSIMKREQFMNRSSYTCPVCQPRPRNGRW is encoded by the coding sequence GTGCCTGAACTTCCCGAAGTCGAGGTGGTCCGCCGCGGCCTGGTCAACTGGGTCCGCGGCCGGACCATCACCGGCGTCGACGTTGTGGACCCCAGGTCCGTGCGCCGGCACGCGCTGGGGCCGGAGGATTTCGCCGGGAACCTTGAGGGAGCCAAAGTCCTCGATGTCGTCCGCCGGGGCAAGTTCCTCTGGATGCCGCTGCAGGAAGACGGCATGCCGCGCGGCAATACCGGTAGCGGAATGTCTGGGCTGCCGGGCGTCGCGCTCATGGCCCACCTCGGCATGAGCGGCCAGCTCCTGATGCAGGACAGCTCCGTTCCGGACGAGAAACACCTGAAGATCCGCCTGCGGCTGAGTCCGGAGGGAACCATGCCGGAGCAGTTGCGGTTCGTGGACCAGCGGATCTTCGGCGGCCTGTTCGTCACCACTCTTGTTCCCACGGACGACGGCGGACCGGGCGGGATCGCGGAGGACCCGGTGCCGGTCATTGCGGAGGAAGCTGCGCACATCGCGCGTGACCCCCTGGACCCGCACTTTTCCTTTGACACCTTCTACCGCCGCCTCCGGAAGCGGAAGACAGGGCTGAAACGCGCACTGCTGGACCAGGGGCTCGTGTCCGGGATCGGCAACATATACGCTGACGAGGCCCTGTGGCGGGCAAAGCTGCACTATGCACGGCCCACCGACACTCTCCGGCGGACTGAAGCCGAACGCGTCCTCGCCTCTGCCCGGGACGTGATGGCCGATGCCCTGGCCGCCGGCGGCACCAGCTTCGATTCGCTGTACGTCAACGTCAACGGCGCGTCCGGTTACTTTGAGCGGTCCCTCAATGCCTACGGCAGGGAGGGGGAGGAATGCAGGCGCTGTGCTGCCGCCGGAATCGTCAGCATCATGAAGCGCGAGCAGTTCATGAACCGTTCCTCCTACACCTGCCCTGTGTGCCAGCCGCGGCCGCGCAACGGCCGCTGGTGA
- the rnc gene encoding ribonuclease III, which produces MSSTEELLKRLGVFIDAGTLRLALTHRSYAYENGGIPTNERLEFLGDSILGFSVTDALYRDNPTLPEGDLAKRRSAVVSTRALAGIGRSLGIGDYIYLGQGEKLTEGKNKASILADTMEALIGATYVSNDIETARQLVMRLVGPLLKDAAALGAGTDWKTSIQELAAGRQLGSIYYAVEGSGPDHARTFVAVLQIGGTAYGKGSGHSKKEAEQEAAADAWRKLTGVESKVSGAESAPADAAAAPLDSAAGS; this is translated from the coding sequence ATGTCTTCAACTGAAGAGCTTCTGAAGCGTCTCGGTGTCTTCATTGACGCCGGGACGCTTCGTCTTGCTCTGACACACCGTTCGTACGCCTACGAAAACGGCGGCATACCCACCAACGAGCGCCTTGAGTTCCTGGGCGACTCCATCCTGGGCTTCTCCGTCACCGATGCGCTGTACCGCGACAACCCGACGCTCCCCGAGGGAGACTTGGCCAAGCGCCGGTCGGCCGTGGTGAGCACGCGCGCCCTCGCCGGCATTGGCCGCAGCCTGGGCATCGGGGACTACATTTACCTCGGCCAGGGGGAGAAACTCACCGAAGGCAAGAACAAGGCCTCGATTCTGGCCGACACCATGGAAGCCCTCATTGGCGCCACCTACGTGTCCAACGACATCGAGACCGCCCGCCAGCTGGTGATGCGCCTCGTCGGACCGCTCCTTAAGGACGCCGCCGCCCTCGGCGCCGGCACGGACTGGAAAACCAGCATCCAGGAGCTGGCCGCGGGACGGCAGCTGGGCAGCATCTACTACGCTGTCGAGGGCTCCGGCCCGGACCACGCGCGCACCTTCGTCGCCGTCCTCCAGATCGGCGGAACTGCCTACGGGAAGGGCTCCGGCCACTCCAAGAAGGAAGCCGAGCAGGAAGCTGCCGCGGATGCCTGGCGGAAGCTTACGGGCGTGGAGTCCAAGGTTTCTGGCGCGGAGTCTGCACCGGCAGACGCAGCGGCGGCTCCGTTGGATTCCGCCGCGGGCAGCTAA
- the rpmF gene encoding 50S ribosomal protein L32 produces the protein MAVPKRKMSRSNTRARRSQWKATAPHLVKTVENGQVTYSLPHQAKVVTDSAGTALFLEYKGRKVADV, from the coding sequence GTGGCTGTTCCCAAGCGGAAAATGTCTCGCTCGAATACCCGCGCCCGTCGTTCCCAGTGGAAGGCAACTGCCCCCCACCTGGTGAAGACCGTCGAGAACGGCCAGGTCACCTACAGCCTGCCGCACCAGGCAAAGGTCGTCACCGACTCGGCTGGCACTGCGCTGTTCCTTGAGTACAAGGGCCGCAAGGTCGCGGACGTCTAA
- a CDS encoding YceD family protein, whose product MMLDVKDLGRSPGSMRTLTEHVSAPGDLGVALIGVQEGSDIELDLRLEAVHEGILVSGTALAEVKGECGRCLDPLAYDLEVNVQELFFYEGALPSNEEDDEEQRRVEHDLIDLEPVLRDAVVTALPFQPVCREDCQGLCSECGARLEDDPGHHHEVVDPRWAALADLAKPDRQN is encoded by the coding sequence TTGATGCTCGATGTCAAGGACCTCGGACGCAGTCCGGGGAGCATGCGTACACTGACGGAACATGTATCTGCGCCGGGGGATCTCGGCGTGGCGCTCATTGGCGTTCAGGAGGGCTCGGATATCGAGCTCGACCTGAGGCTTGAGGCCGTACACGAAGGAATTCTGGTATCAGGAACCGCCCTCGCCGAGGTAAAAGGCGAGTGCGGCCGATGCCTGGATCCCCTTGCGTATGACCTTGAGGTCAATGTGCAAGAGCTTTTCTTCTACGAAGGCGCACTGCCTTCCAATGAGGAAGACGATGAAGAGCAACGTCGAGTCGAGCACGATCTGATCGATCTTGAGCCGGTGTTGCGGGACGCAGTCGTGACCGCGCTGCCGTTCCAGCCGGTGTGCCGGGAAGACTGCCAGGGTCTGTGCTCCGAATGCGGGGCGCGCCTGGAAGACGATCCGGGGCACCACCACGAGGTCGTAGATCCTCGCTGGGCTGCCCTGGCTGATCTGGCTAAGCCTGACCGGCAAAATTGA
- the coaD gene encoding pantetheine-phosphate adenylyltransferase, producing the protein MRRAVCPGSFDPIHNGHLEVIARAASLFDEVIVAVSTNYAKKYRFPLEERIEMARETLASLRGIVVEPVGEGLLAEYCRQRGVSAIVKGLRSSSDFDYELPMATMNRQLSGVETVFLPAEAHYLHLSSTLIKEVATLGGSVSEYVPRSVLKRLLAGGAP; encoded by the coding sequence ATGAGACGCGCCGTATGCCCAGGCTCCTTCGACCCCATCCACAATGGACACCTCGAGGTCATTGCCAGAGCCGCGAGCCTGTTTGATGAAGTGATCGTCGCCGTGTCCACTAACTATGCCAAGAAGTACCGGTTTCCGCTGGAGGAACGGATTGAGATGGCCAGGGAGACACTGGCCTCCCTGCGCGGCATCGTCGTGGAACCCGTCGGGGAGGGACTCCTGGCGGAGTACTGCCGGCAGCGCGGCGTGTCCGCCATCGTGAAGGGGCTGCGGTCGTCGTCGGACTTTGACTACGAACTTCCCATGGCGACGATGAACCGCCAGCTGAGCGGAGTGGAGACCGTGTTCCTTCCAGCGGAGGCGCACTACCTTCATCTGTCATCAACCCTGATCAAGGAAGTTGCCACCCTGGGCGGCAGCGTCTCCGAATACGTCCCCAGGTCCGTACTGAAACGGCTTCTCGCCGGCGGCGCGCCTTAG
- a CDS encoding spermidine synthase, with translation MADGGARASRFLRATGQHAVIEPDTYTDGGFVLSIGGAEQSHVDLADPEDIFYEYLRRIGHIVDLAAPWGEPIRALHLGAGALTLARYIQATRPGSVQYTVELERELLDFVLERLPLPDGTELHAVIGDARAALAELPADLRFDVVILDIFSGPEAPAHIACAEFYQEAAAVLAERGVLIVNVGDEPGLTLVRSQVAALRKTMTDVAACAEAGMFTGKYPGNIILAGTRGPWPPEWTAALTARGPHPAKVLAGVELDGLSD, from the coding sequence ATGGCCGACGGCGGCGCCCGGGCATCGCGCTTCCTGCGCGCCACCGGCCAGCACGCCGTCATAGAACCGGATACCTACACTGACGGCGGTTTCGTGCTCAGCATCGGCGGCGCCGAGCAGTCACACGTGGACCTGGCCGACCCCGAGGACATCTTCTACGAATACCTGCGCCGCATCGGGCACATCGTGGACCTCGCCGCTCCGTGGGGTGAACCCATCCGCGCGCTCCATCTGGGCGCCGGCGCCCTGACCCTGGCGCGGTACATCCAGGCGACCCGCCCCGGCTCCGTGCAGTACACCGTAGAGCTGGAGCGGGAGCTGCTGGACTTCGTGCTGGAGCGGCTGCCGCTGCCGGACGGCACCGAACTGCATGCCGTTATCGGCGACGCACGCGCTGCCCTGGCCGAGCTGCCCGCGGACCTGCGTTTCGACGTCGTCATCCTTGACATCTTTTCCGGCCCGGAGGCGCCGGCGCATATCGCCTGCGCCGAGTTCTACCAGGAGGCCGCAGCGGTCCTTGCGGAACGGGGCGTGCTGATCGTGAATGTCGGCGACGAGCCCGGCCTGACACTCGTCCGGAGCCAGGTGGCTGCGCTGCGGAAGACGATGACGGACGTCGCAGCCTGCGCCGAGGCGGGCATGTTCACGGGCAAGTATCCGGGGAACATCATTCTTGCCGGCACCCGCGGGCCGTGGCCGCCCGAGTGGACCGCCGCCCTGACGGCCCGCGGCCCCCATCCCGCCAAGGTCCTGGCGGGCGTGGAACTGGACGGTCTATCGGACTAA
- the rsmD gene encoding 16S rRNA (guanine(966)-N(2))-methyltransferase RsmD produces the protein MSRIVAGAAGGTALANVPGSMTRPTTDRVKEALFSRLDAFNVLGGARVLDLYAGSGALGVESASRGADTVDLVEFDAKASAVCQRNADLINGVLGRKAVTVHRSKVESFLERTAGDTTWDVAFLDPPYPLGEPELASVLAKLAPHLNDGAVVVVERSSRTSEPGWPDGLERFAEKKYGETRLWYAEPSSGQDVDLALEAED, from the coding sequence ATGAGCAGGATCGTTGCCGGTGCCGCGGGCGGAACCGCGCTGGCCAACGTGCCAGGTTCAATGACGCGTCCCACTACGGACCGGGTCAAGGAGGCGCTGTTTTCCAGGCTGGACGCGTTCAACGTGCTCGGCGGCGCCCGCGTCCTGGACCTGTACGCCGGATCCGGGGCGCTGGGGGTCGAGAGCGCCAGCAGGGGAGCGGACACGGTCGATCTCGTGGAGTTCGACGCGAAGGCCAGCGCTGTATGCCAGCGGAACGCGGACCTCATCAATGGAGTGCTGGGCCGGAAGGCCGTCACGGTGCACCGCTCCAAGGTGGAGTCCTTCCTCGAACGCACGGCCGGGGATACCACATGGGACGTAGCGTTCCTGGACCCGCCTTACCCCCTCGGTGAGCCCGAGCTGGCGTCTGTCCTGGCAAAGCTTGCCCCGCATCTCAACGACGGGGCAGTCGTGGTGGTCGAACGGTCGTCGCGCACCAGCGAACCCGGATGGCCGGACGGCCTGGAGCGCTTTGCCGAGAAGAAATACGGCGAGACACGGCTGTGGTACGCCGAACCCTCCAGCGGCCAGGATGTGGACCTCGCGCTGGAGGCTGAGGACTGA
- a CDS encoding ATP-dependent DNA helicase RecG — protein MNVELELSLERRVGKRSAAVIEKHLGITTVGGLLNYYPRRYLNRGELTPISELPLDEEVTLIASVVSNSTRQMRARKGSITDVVITDDGRTGTLKISFFNGRRPKAELLPGRRAMFSGKVTRYAGSLGLTNPNYQLLDEDPDVPDMDPEKLAAMPIPVYPATANLTSWSIQKVMKTLLETADLNALRDPLPAAISTRERFLPLPEAYRLIHAPETAEDWRKARDRFRYQEALVLQSALARRRAQLAAEEATARRPVPEGLLAAFDRQLPFTLTAGQSAVGKTLSAELSQDGPMNRLLQGEVGSGKTIVALRAMLQVVDAGGQAALLAPTEVLAAQHFDSIRRTLGPLSRDGLLGGLGDHSVQVSLLTGSMPTAARKQALLDAASGTAGIVIGTHALLSDNVTFFDLGLIVVDEQHRFGVEQRDALRAKASKPPHLLVMTATPIPRTVAMTVFGDLETSVLDELPAGRAPITTHVVGLAENPAWAGRIWSRSREEIESGHQVYVVCPKIGADDDGDFTPGEAEPDPGELEGDGAARELASVTAVVEHLREEPALAGVALAPLHGRQDPVLKSETMASFTANQTKLLVSTTVIEVGVDVHNATLMVILDADRFGISQLHQLRGRVGRGGLPGTCLLVTTLEPGHPSRRRLDAVAATTDGFELSQEDLKLRREGDILGASQSGGRSTLKLLRVLEHEDIIARARQDAQKIVGTDPALAGYAALAEAIDEYLNPEKEAFLERG, from the coding sequence ATGAACGTCGAACTGGAACTCAGCCTGGAGCGCCGGGTGGGCAAGCGCTCCGCGGCCGTGATCGAGAAACACCTGGGCATCACCACGGTGGGCGGCCTGCTCAACTACTATCCGCGCCGCTACCTCAACCGCGGTGAACTGACGCCCATCAGCGAACTGCCGCTCGATGAGGAGGTCACCCTCATCGCCAGCGTTGTCTCCAACAGCACCCGGCAGATGCGCGCCCGGAAAGGCTCCATCACCGACGTCGTCATTACCGACGACGGCAGAACGGGCACGCTGAAAATCAGTTTCTTCAACGGCCGCCGCCCCAAGGCCGAGCTGCTGCCCGGCCGGCGGGCCATGTTCTCCGGGAAAGTGACGCGCTATGCCGGTTCGCTGGGACTCACCAACCCGAACTACCAGCTGCTGGACGAGGATCCGGATGTTCCGGACATGGACCCGGAGAAGCTCGCGGCCATGCCCATCCCGGTTTACCCGGCCACCGCAAATCTCACCAGCTGGTCCATCCAGAAGGTTATGAAAACCCTGCTGGAAACGGCGGACCTGAACGCCCTGCGGGATCCGCTGCCGGCGGCCATCTCCACCCGCGAGAGATTTTTGCCGTTACCGGAGGCATACCGGCTCATCCACGCCCCGGAGACCGCGGAGGACTGGCGCAAGGCCAGGGACCGGTTCCGTTACCAGGAGGCGCTGGTCCTCCAGTCCGCCCTTGCCCGGCGCCGTGCCCAGCTTGCCGCGGAGGAGGCCACCGCACGGCGTCCCGTGCCGGAGGGACTGCTCGCAGCCTTCGACCGCCAGCTGCCTTTCACCCTGACCGCAGGCCAGTCCGCCGTCGGCAAGACCCTCTCGGCGGAGCTGTCGCAGGACGGGCCAATGAACAGGCTGCTGCAGGGCGAAGTCGGCTCCGGCAAAACTATTGTGGCGTTGCGGGCCATGCTCCAGGTGGTGGACGCCGGGGGACAGGCCGCGCTGCTGGCGCCCACAGAAGTTTTGGCGGCACAGCACTTCGATTCCATCCGGCGCACGCTCGGCCCGCTCTCCCGCGATGGGCTCCTCGGCGGGCTGGGCGACCATTCGGTGCAGGTCAGCCTGCTTACCGGCTCCATGCCCACCGCCGCGCGCAAGCAGGCGCTGCTCGACGCCGCCTCCGGCACGGCCGGGATCGTCATCGGCACCCACGCGCTGTTGAGCGACAACGTCACCTTCTTTGACCTGGGCCTGATCGTGGTGGATGAGCAGCACCGCTTCGGCGTGGAACAGCGCGATGCCCTGCGTGCCAAGGCCAGCAAGCCGCCGCACCTGCTGGTCATGACCGCCACCCCCATCCCCAGGACCGTGGCCATGACGGTGTTCGGCGACCTCGAAACGTCCGTGCTTGACGAACTGCCCGCGGGCCGGGCGCCCATCACCACGCACGTCGTGGGCCTCGCGGAAAACCCCGCCTGGGCGGGCCGTATCTGGTCCCGGTCACGCGAAGAGATCGAGTCAGGCCACCAGGTTTACGTCGTGTGCCCCAAGATCGGGGCGGACGACGACGGGGACTTCACTCCCGGTGAAGCGGAACCCGACCCCGGGGAACTGGAGGGGGACGGAGCCGCGCGCGAACTGGCCTCCGTGACCGCCGTCGTCGAGCACCTCAGGGAGGAACCGGCCCTGGCCGGAGTGGCGCTGGCGCCGCTCCACGGGCGCCAGGACCCGGTGCTGAAGTCAGAGACCATGGCCTCCTTCACCGCCAACCAGACCAAGCTGCTGGTATCCACCACCGTCATCGAGGTGGGCGTGGACGTGCATAATGCCACCCTGATGGTCATCCTGGACGCGGACCGCTTCGGCATCTCCCAGCTTCACCAGCTCCGCGGGCGCGTGGGCCGGGGAGGGCTGCCGGGCACGTGCCTGCTCGTGACCACCCTCGAACCGGGGCACCCGAGCCGGCGCCGGCTGGATGCCGTCGCGGCCACCACCGACGGGTTCGAGCTTTCCCAGGAGGACCTGAAGCTGCGCCGCGAGGGCGATATCCTCGGCGCCTCGCAGTCCGGTGGCCGGTCCACGCTGAAGTTGCTCCGCGTACTGGAGCACGAGGACATCATTGCCCGGGCCCGGCAGGACGCCCAGAAGATTGTGGGCACAGACCCTGCGCTGGCCGGCTATGCGGCACTTGCCGAGGCCATTGATGAGTACCTGAATCCCGAGAAGGAGGCGTTCCTTGAACGCGGCTAG